ttgtttgcaaaaatgcttgttcttgcttgatggaatgaagctctaccatttctctcNNNNNNNNNNNNNNNNNNNNNNNNNNNNNNNNNNNNNNNNNNNNNNNNNNNNNNNNNNNNNNNNNNNNNNNNNNNNNNNNNNNNNNNNNNNNNNNNNNNNNNNNNNNNNNNNNNNNNNNNNNNNNNNNNNNNNNNNNNNNNNNNNNNNNNNNNNNNNNNNNNNNNNNNNNNNNNNNNNNNNNNNNNNNNNNNNNNNNNNNNNNNNNNNNNNNNNNNNNNNNNNNNNNNNNNNNNNNNNNNNNNNNNNNNNNNNNNNNNNNNNNNNNNNNNNNNNNNNNNNNNNNNNNNNNNNNNNNNNNNNNNNNNNNNNNNNNNNNNNNNNNNNNNNNNNNNNNNNNNNNNNNNNNNNNNNNNNNNNNNNNNNNNNNNNNNNNNNNNNNNNNNNNNNNNNNNNNNNNNNNNNNNNNNNNNNNNNNNNNNNNNNNNNNNNNNNNNNNNNNNNNNNNNNNNNNNNNNNNNNNNNNNNNNNNNNNNNNNNNNNNNNNNNNNNNNNNNNNNNNNNNNNNNNNNNNNNNNNNNNNNNNNNNNNNNNNNNNNNNNNNNNNNNNNNNNNNNNNNNNNNNNNNNNNNNNNNNNNNNNNNNNNNNNNNNNNNNNNNNNNNNNNNNNNNNNNNNNNNNNNNNNNNNNNNNNNNNNNNNNNNNNNNNNNNNNNNNNNNNNNNNNNNNNNNNNNNNNNNNNNNNNNNNNNNNNNNNNNNNNNNNNNNNNNNNNNNNNNNNNNNNNNNNNNNNNNNNNNNNNNNNNNNNNNNNNNNNNNNNNNNNNNNNNNNNNNNNNNNNNNNNNNNNNNNNNNNNNNNNNNNNNNNNNNNNNNNNNNNNNNNNNNNNNNNNNNNNNNNNNNNNNNNNNNNNNNNNNNNNNNNNNNNNNNNNNNNNNNNNNNNNNNNNNNNNNNNNNNNNNNNNNNNNNNNNNNNNNNNNNNNNNNNNNNNNNNNNNNNNNNNNNNNNNNNNNNNNNNNNNNNNNNNNNNNNNNNNNNNNNAAGAATTGAAGTTGGGCCTTGGTGGACTAggagctcacggcccaaggggATTTTCTCAAGAtaattgcacttttaatttcatttggtagatgaatattggtcacataattgatagatgaaaaagcatgtttaattatccctttGTTTTGCATGAATTTGCATGGTAGgtttagttgcttttgatgtctctaatttagtgttgcattttaatagttttaattgtgtttagataattgtttgttgaatgtTGGGATTAgcactttattttaccttgatgtcTTCTAACTTACACAGTcgagtttaatgtccattcgttttaatttagttattcgtattcgcaaaaacacttttcaaaccccccccccttttgtgttagacttgactctgaaccgcagttggtccttgaaagacgacctaggggtcattccctagcattatactgcatttctatattgcaatcaaatttgtatgggtcgcgacacccatcagtgagCCACTGTCAAACGCTTAAACGCCAACGTTAAGGGGAAAAGTTAGAGCCGCACACACCGTTGAGCGTCAGATCCAGTGCTGAGCGTTGGCCTTTCCAGAAACAACACTGCCAAACGCTTGGGCGTGAACGTTGAGCGTCCCACTTGAGTGTGAACGTTGAGCGTCccacttgagtgtcgcacctaccgctgagcggtgaaaccagcgctgagcgctgtagttgggcttgggccttgtaatttttcatagactataaatagatttgtgcgacccttagggttatcttttggcaTAGAAAAGACGCAAAAACACCCAttctcactccttggaggcagattttggatatGAAAGCTCTAatatttcaattctagggttatctttttcattttttccattcaattcatatagtttcaccatgacaatggtgaactaaaaccctttgttgttggggaacgatgtaatccttttgaaactctcttatatcgaagttcttattttatttatgtattttaattatcaatagtttgagttttcttctctatactttatgcttgcattgtttaactcattcaatgtcatgatcattgattttgtcgatatgggcacatacgggaaaatctagacatggggggaattctcttgattatgcaatattacctagacataggaataggacggtcaattgctttaagcttctatacactgaaatgcatgactaatcactagggagactagacatagtaaactaataattaggagtaggctctcttcgccgagacatcgggtttagagtaaattagaaagttgcatgaacattgataacaaagttgaatttaataagaataatagatatatgagagtggattaggatgaaaccgtaaaccctaacaacaccattcatctcTATcttttatctgtcaattgatcaagcttttacatttgcatgtttattttagttttcacaTTCTAAACGCTAAATTCAATCtttatcaagtcttaagaaatcaattcacataaacgattaggcctaagagtTCCTTGGGAAACAATATTCGGACTtattgtctattattacttgatacgatctggtacacttgccagggtgttaacaataGTCGCATCATAATCACGGTATTATGCATAAacaacaatatgtccaacataTGCATTTATCTCAATAAGCATGTACATATCACAAATGTATTTCATAGCACAGAAACACATTTCTATTTTGACATTACAACATCCATGTGTTGTTACtatcaatgtgttgtcatcataaaaaacaaacacaatagGGATTGGGTTCAGCTCTCACATTGCTCCccttattaaaaattttcacgCACTTTTGAATTTCAGcaatataattttgattctGCAATTTCGTTTTCTTCTCTTAGCTTTGAATTTCATTTCTACACTTTCAATTCCATTCTCATTCCCGAATTGCAATttcattttagggtttttccatttcatttgGAGTTCGTTTCCATTTCGTTTTGATTTCGTTTTCCAGTTGAACTTCGTTTTTGAATTTCAGTTCTGCATTGAGTTTCGATTCTTCATTGGTTCTGCTCGaatgtttcaaattttgtttcgTTGTTTGAAGGTCATAGTAATGGTAGCTTGAATCCATGTGGGTTGGTAATTGGGGATATTGTAGTGCTTACTTGAGATTTCTGAACTGTGATTGTATTCTGCTGTCTTTACCTTGCGTTGTATTAAGTTTGTTTTGTgtttgcaattgggtatacgttTAGttgcctaaatggttttaatctTCACTTAATTGATTAATCTGTGTGGTGCATAATCAATTGAATAAGTGtgttgcattcgcttagttcaCAATTTTGATGACCGAATTatccttcgcttagttggttaattcgtgttggatttggggTAAGAGGAGCGTTTATTTGTTGTTAATCTAGGATAGGAAGCAATGCAATTGATCTAAATGCCAACCTGTTgttaattttgtgtttaatttgtgtattaattagttaatttcaTTTCACAAAATCTGTTCAGAAACTCCCCACCACGTGTTTGACCTATTGCCTGAACCAAAGTttagtccttgagagacgacctaggagtgacttcctagtttatactgcatttaattgcatattaatttgattCGGGTACAACCTCGATCACACCACTCCTGATACTCAACAACCCTAGTCAAGATTTCCTTTGAGCATTCACATCACTCTTGGTACTCAACAACCTTAGCCAAGATTTTCTTGAGTATTcaaaccactcctggtactctACAACTCTAGCGGAGATATCCTTGAGTATTTGAACCACTCGCGGTATTCAACAACCCTAGCcgagatttccttgagtattcacaccactcctGTACTTAGCAACCTTGCTAAGATTCCTCAACTCAAACTGAGTTTAGTTGTAAgtactttaattattttcaaaattgtaatCAAGGATTACTGACAAGTAATTCAAACTATATTTCTCTTAGGGAGGATTTGATTACAATACAAAACAGTTTAAAATCTCATAGGtgtttctctattttctcttaCAATAGTAAGCAATACAACAATGAAGTTTGATAAgatttcatttctctttttctattctcttctcttttatatatatatatatatatatatatatatatatatatatatatatatatatatatatatattatagatttataatgatatgataaattataataaatttatttcattaatttaaatagaaataaaaattatataagtcaatacattaatttatataataaaatttataaattttatacttaaatgagaaagttaaatattaaaattgtagatttgcaaaattatataaatatgtaaatcataaaagttggaaaaatttaataatgtttataaatcatatgatttttacaataaaatttgatctacagtttataaaatttagaaagtaTAAACTTTACATtgcataataaatttatattgcaTTAAAATAGTACAGTTTTATAAAAGCTTGTGAAagtaatacttttataaaataatttttcagctagtttaaatagtgtttttgttataaaaattgtttttataaggCATAGGATTAATGATTGTGATGTGAGAGactaaatttcaaattgaaatatttttaccTTAACTTATTACAGAAAGTGTAAGTTGCTACAGGGGAAACTCGTTCCGGTCTCTGATTGCATCCCTAAAAGGAAGCAGGTCGTTAGAGTTTATAGTTTTCACTCTGCAGCCACCCATGGCATCCTTTTCTGCCGCCATAGCTAACTTGTCCAGCATTTCGCCTACTCAGACTTCGCTCTACCCTCGCCATAGGCTTTTCCAATCTCAATGCCGCCCCTTCTTCCTCTCGCGCTCTTCCCATTTCCTTCTGTATGTTCCTTTCAACTTCTAGGTTTATCGAATCAACTCAGTTTGCTCTTATTGTTTTCGCACTTGATGTTGCATCAAATGATTCCAATTGTGGAAACACCCACCCCGTTTTTATGCTGTTCAACTTGAGCATTCCAGAATTGTATGATGCGACTTTGCtgtttttaatagtttttctaTTTATCAGCAAAATGAAAGAATTAGAGAAGAGAGAGTATTAACTTGATGTGATTTATAATAAGCTTATTAGTTGAATTGATCATTTAAGATTATACTTCTGCAGtttgaatatttgaatatcaAGAGGAAATTAACAAGTTACCCTGCTCAATAATCTGTTAAATGCTTGGTTGTTCTAAATAcgtctttttgttttttatccaATGCTGAGCATATATTATTCTTTGAATTGTTGGAGTATGCAATCTTTTGAGTGATATTTCTTCATGATATTAGTTggatttttatgttttgctcTGTACTGACATGGTTTTCCTACCAGGAAGGATCTTACTTTACCACGGGGAAGAAAAACACCAGACACCGTGATATGCGCTTCGTTTACTGGTTGAAACTTTGATGATAGAactgtccttttttttttttttttgaaacaggCATTtgcaaatgtttttatttttatttttttcactagCAGATGTTACATCAAATGTGTCTTTGGAGGAAAAGCTACCTCCCAAAGGAGAAACTTGGTCTGTGCACAAATTTGGTGGAACCTGTGTGGGAACCTCACAAAGGATAAAGAATGTTGCCGAAATAATTCTTAAAGATGATTCTGAGAGAAAATTAGTGATTGTCTCTGCTATGTCGAAGGTGACAGATATGATGTATGCCCTTATCCACAAGGCTCAATCACGCGATGAGTCTTATATATCTTCATTGGATGCTGTTTTGGAGAAGCATAGTGCAACTGCACATGACATTCTTGAGGGAGATAGTCTTGCTAGTTTCTTGTCTAAGTTGCACAATGATATTAGTAACCTTAAGGCAATGCTTCGTGCAATATACATAGGTTATAGTCATAAACACTCGCTCTTTAATAGCCTTTTCCATATGTATATTTGGCACTactaaatttgtattaatttttggtgtttatttgtttctttcattttctttttttcagttGCGTCAATGGATGTTGATAAAAAAGTTCTTACTATCATCACTGCCACCATGACAATATTAGCCTTGTCACATTTGGTGAAGTTGGTTAAATGAATCATATGATGACATTAGATGTAATAACAAATCAAATTCTCAAGGATATTATTCACcatgaaatttcttttaaaaattttcttcacTTACTTTTGTGGCCTCCCTTTAAAATTGCAATGCATATGTCTTTTTGCTCCTAGTCAAGTCAGATTTGCTTGATTACAATGTTTGTGTCAAGATTAGGTTTAAACTCCTCTTCATTCGTTAGTAAAAACATTGTCTTCTTGTTGTTGTGCAAGATTAGATTGAAGGATGGCCTTTGATGTATGCCTTGTCTATCCAAATGGAGAAGTCCTTGTTTCTAGTATTTTCCACACTAGTAGTTACCCCATTATACATGTCAACATTTCACTTCTTCGCACTCATGatatgcttttttctttttcagttaaataaaattcttcTTGGCATAAATCCAAATTAACTAttctcaaatataataatttcttttatttatgctCTTTCACCTTTCACGTAATTTTGTAGTGTGATATCTCTTTAAACACCTTTTCCCCAATGAACGTTTTTGATTTTCCATTCATTTTGGAAAAAGTGTCATCATGATTGCTTAAATGAATTTGAGCTGAGGAGCTGCATTTTAACCCTAACATTCTTATTATCTTGCAGCTGGTCATGCAACAGAGTCCTTTACAGATTTTGTTGTGGGACATGGGGAATTATGGTCTGCTCAGATGTTGTCTCTAGTTATTAGAAAGGTATGACGTTGTAATTAGAAAGATCTGCTTATCCCCTTTATCTAAAATTAGCTTATTGCAACTTGCTTCTCTTATGGTTCAATAGAAAGGGGTCGATTGCAAATGGATGGATACAAGGGATGTCATTATTGTAAATCCTTCTGGTTCTAATCAAGTTGATCCTGACTATTTGGAGTCTGAGCAAAGACTTGAAAAATGGTACTCTTTGAATCCATGTAAGGTAATCATTGCAACTGGATTCATTGCAAGCACACCTCAAAACATTCCTACCACATTGAAGAGAGATGGAAGTGACTTCTCAGCAGCAATTATGGGTGCTCTATTTAGGGCTTGTCAAGTCACAATTTGGACAGATGTGGATGGTGTGTATAGTGCTGATCCTAGAAAAGGTTTGTGATGCTTCTTATTTTTGTGTATGACTTGAGGATTAAATGCATCGTGAATTGATTTATAGTTACCTGATGGAGTTCTAGCTGACATGTTGAAGATGCTTTTGTCTTATTGTTTGAGTGCTAGAACATAATGTTTTTGACGAAAATATAAACCATGACATGTTCTGCAGTTAGCGAGGCTGTGATTTTGAAGACACTGTCTTATCAAGAGGCATGGGAAATGGTGAGTTGAATACTGTAGAGGCTTAGTGCATCTTTGTCTCATATAAGTTATGGAGATTAACTTTGAAAATGTCTTTTGTACAGTCTTATTTTGGTGCAAATGTCTTGCATCCACGCACAATTATTCCTGTGATGAGATATGGTATACCCATTATGATAAGGAACATTTTCAACCTTTCTGCTCCTGGAACAAAGATTTGCCACCCTTCTGTTAATGATAATGAAGATGGGCAGAACCTGCAAAATTATGTCAAAGGATTTGCAACCATAGACAACTTGGCACTCATAAATGTCGAGGGGTGAGTTATTCATGAATTGCAGTTGTGTTACATGATCAATAATAGTTGGCAGTTTTTGCTGCTTAATCATTTCTTATTGATTTAAGGTTTTATGTAACCAGTCATAGATTGCTATGAGTTTTACTCTAATGCATTTTTTGCAGAACTGGAATGGCCGGTGTTCCAGGTACAGCCAGTGCTATTTTTGGTGCAGTAAAAGATGTTGGAGCTAATGTTATAATGATATCTCAGGTGCACTTATAACTTCTATGCAACTGGTCTCGTTATCCtcattatatataagaaatattcATCATTAACAGTAATTGTGTAGGCTAGTAGTGAGCATTCTGTATGCTTTGCTGTTCCTGAGAAAGAAGTAAAAGCTGTTGCTGAGGCATTGCAATCAAGATTTCGACAAGCTTTGGATAACGGGCGTCTTTCTCAGGTGCTAGATCcaactattttaaaatcaaaatgcaTGTTTCTGTTCAACTGACCTCACTCACTTCACTTGAGTGATGTCAGACTGAAGACTTCTCATTTTACATTTTGTAGATTTTGAAATGACACGACCACATTTGAGTgctattttcttaatttgttcAAGAGGATAAAGACTGAAgtgtcattttcttttctatatgaTTTGTTTTCATTGTTGTGTAAGTGTTTTTGTATCCGCATATTATGGCTAAAATATACAAGGTACATACCACTTTTTATACTATGGCAGTGGAAGCAAATATCAGTAATGCAGACATCAATATTTGGGACTAAGATAGTCTGCTATTTCTGTCATTAGTTAATAAAAGTCAAATGCCTTCAGCCGATGCCATCCTCCTGCCTATTCTTGTCTTTTTCCTTCATGTAATAATTCTTAAGCTTCAAATGTTATTATATCTCCTAGTTTGCAGTGTCCTTAGCATGTAAGATTAGGCCATCCATTATACCATGATACTTTTATTTGTGTTAGagatatgatttgattatattggagatataattaaatagaGAGATGATGAGATTCAATAGtgaaatatcttattaaatatttccaTTATCAAATGTTGATTTTATTCCTTATTATTATATCTCTTCTTCATTGTAAACTGTAAATAAGAATACTCATGTGTTTTCACAACTCACAAATAATCATTTCAATATGGTATTAAGGTATTACCATTTTTGCTCCCTAATAGTCATTGCACTCTCCGAGCATTATTTGCTCCCTGGCAGACGGATAAGAACCAGCAATGAAAACAACTCAAAAGTAGAAAGAAATACGAAgtatattatgaaatttgatCTGTTCAACGTGAACCCAGACCAATTCTATTATTCTATTAAGAAATATCagagaaacaaagaaaaccCAACAATCGATTCCATTTCCCAGCCCTCCCATCCCCCTCTCTCTCACTTCTCCCCTCCATTATAAACCTTTTCCCTTGTGCAGTTTTCTGTTATTCCTCTCCTCTCGAGTTTTTATTCACTGCATCTCGTTTGTATCTCCTTCTATACACGTATTTCACTTTGGGCCTAATCTGCTGGGCCGTATCATCCCTTTCCCCATCAAGAcacaccttgtcctcaaggtggaATCCTAGAAAGTGCTCCTGTAACTCAGTCAAATATTCCCATGAATTTTCACATTTTGGTAGCTGGTGCCATTTAATTAGAACCTCTCTGATTCCTTGCTGATTTTTACGAATTGCTAAGGCTTTTGCAGGTTGCACATTAATCTCTAAATCCTCTGTCAAACACTTGGGCAGAGGTTGAGTTTGGACATCACCGCTTACTAACTTCTTGAGTAAGGACACGTGAAAAACAGGATGGATCAAGCTCTCTGCGGGAAGTGCTAATTTATAGGCGACCTTGCTAATTTTTTCGACAATTTCGTATGGCCCATAATATCGTGGACTAAGCTTCTAATTCATTCTTCTTGCCAAACTCCTCAACTTATATGGTTGAATCTTCAGAAATACCCGGTCTCCCACATTATATTCCACATCTTGCCTATGTTTATCAGCCTGCTGCTTCATGCGGTTTTGTGCCTTAGCTAATTGTCCTTTTAACTCTTCTAACATTGCATCTCTATCAGCTATCATCTTGCTCACTTCTTCCACTGCTGTCAATCTTATATCCCCTTTAATTATCGGTGGTGGGTCCCTTCCATAAAGAGCTTTGAAAGGGGTTGTATGGGTAGATTCATGATAATTAGTGTTGTACCAAAATTCAGCCCAACTTAGCCATTTAGGCCAATGTCTTGGTTTGGTACCAGTTAAACACCTCAGATAAGTCTCAACACACCTATTGACCACTTTAGTTTGACCATCCGTTTGTGGGTGGTAAGCCGAGATGAACCGAAGCTTGGTTCCCGCCAGTTTGAATAATTCCATCCAGAAAGAGCTAATGAAGACTCTGTCTCGATCAGTCACGATGGAGGAAGGGAaccca
This genomic interval from Vigna radiata var. radiata cultivar VC1973A unplaced genomic scaffold, Vradiata_ver6 scaffold_322, whole genome shotgun sequence contains the following:
- the LOC106754610 gene encoding bifunctional aspartokinase/homoserine dehydrogenase 1, chloroplastic isoform X2, producing the protein MASFSAAIANLSSISPTQTSLYPRHRLFQSQCRPFFLSRSSHFLLKDLTLPRGRKTPDTVICASFTDVTSNVSLEEKLPPKGETWSVHKFGGTCVGTSQRIKNVAEIILKDDSERKLVIVSAMSKVTDMMYALIHKAQSRDESYISSLDAVLEKHSATAHDILEGDSLASFLSKLHNDISNLKAMLRAIYIAGHATESFTDFVVGHGELWSAQMLSLVIRKKGVDCKWMDTRDVIIVNPSGSNQVDPDYLESEQRLEKWYSLNPCKVIIATGFIASTPQNIPTTLKRDGSDFSAAIMGALFRACQVTIWTDVDGVYSADPRKVSEAVILKTLSYQEAWEMSYFGANVLHPRTIIPVMRYGIPIMIRNIFNLSAPGTKICHPSVNDNEDGQNLQNYVKGFATIDNLALINVEGTGMAGVPGTASAIFGAVKDVGANVIMISQASSEHSVCFAVPEKEVKAVAEALQSRFRQALDNGRLSQVAIIPNCSILAAVGQKMASTPGVSASLFNALAKANINVRAIAQGCSEYNITVVVKREDCIKALRAVHSRFYLSRTTISMGIIGPGLIGSTLLDQLRDQASILKEEFNIDLRVMGILGSKSMLLSDAGINLTRWRELREERGEAADLEKFVQHVHGNNFIPNTALVDCTADSVIAGYYYEWLRKGIHVVTPNKKANSGPLEQYLRLRALQRQSYTHYFYEATVGAGLPIVSTLRGLLETGDRILQIEGIFSGTLSYIFNNFKDGRAFSEVVAEAKEAGYTEPDPRDDLSGTDVARKVIILARESGLKLELSNIPVESLVPEPLQVCASAQEFMQELPKFDQVFTKKQEDSENAGEVLRYVGVVDVINRKGVVELRRYKKDHPFAQLSGSDNIIAFTTRRYKDQPLIVRGPGAGAQVTAGGIFSDILRLASYLGAPS
- the LOC106754610 gene encoding bifunctional aspartokinase/homoserine dehydrogenase 1, chloroplastic isoform X1, which gives rise to MASFSAAIANLSSISPTQTSLYPRHRLFQSQCRPFFLSRSSHFLLKDLTLPRGRKTPDTVICASFTADVTSNVSLEEKLPPKGETWSVHKFGGTCVGTSQRIKNVAEIILKDDSERKLVIVSAMSKVTDMMYALIHKAQSRDESYISSLDAVLEKHSATAHDILEGDSLASFLSKLHNDISNLKAMLRAIYIAGHATESFTDFVVGHGELWSAQMLSLVIRKKGVDCKWMDTRDVIIVNPSGSNQVDPDYLESEQRLEKWYSLNPCKVIIATGFIASTPQNIPTTLKRDGSDFSAAIMGALFRACQVTIWTDVDGVYSADPRKVSEAVILKTLSYQEAWEMSYFGANVLHPRTIIPVMRYGIPIMIRNIFNLSAPGTKICHPSVNDNEDGQNLQNYVKGFATIDNLALINVEGTGMAGVPGTASAIFGAVKDVGANVIMISQASSEHSVCFAVPEKEVKAVAEALQSRFRQALDNGRLSQVAIIPNCSILAAVGQKMASTPGVSASLFNALAKANINVRAIAQGCSEYNITVVVKREDCIKALRAVHSRFYLSRTTISMGIIGPGLIGSTLLDQLRDQASILKEEFNIDLRVMGILGSKSMLLSDAGINLTRWRELREERGEAADLEKFVQHVHGNNFIPNTALVDCTADSVIAGYYYEWLRKGIHVVTPNKKANSGPLEQYLRLRALQRQSYTHYFYEATVGAGLPIVSTLRGLLETGDRILQIEGIFSGTLSYIFNNFKDGRAFSEVVAEAKEAGYTEPDPRDDLSGTDVARKVIILARESGLKLELSNIPVESLVPEPLQVCASAQEFMQELPKFDQVFTKKQEDSENAGEVLRYVGVVDVINRKGVVELRRYKKDHPFAQLSGSDNIIAFTTRRYKDQPLIVRGPGAGAQVTAGGIFSDILRLASYLGAPS